The following are from one region of the Silene latifolia isolate original U9 population chromosome 9, ASM4854445v1, whole genome shotgun sequence genome:
- the LOC141601975 gene encoding uncharacterized protein LOC141601975 translates to MSILLFKRLISYRQKRQEREGKRFSLKKRTDNVSNVFSKLQDEEREKVESIDDEIATARAEVDGVVQKATDTVLKEGLVLSEDPKDWCSSRPPASSVSPTLEPIPEVACEDGECSSPVLKLSMDDVKDEIEFWKLAVYGYVMGANPPWDVLDNFLRRIWAAYEISQISFLPNGLFVVGFAKAEHHKLVLENVMFIFDGKPLIIKPWDPPVKISKISVKKVPIWIKLVGLDLKFWGAKCLEKISGLLGHFVRIDDSTLEKSLLGFARIMVEVEIDQKIPSQIMFVDELGKEVRVDVEYDWLPITCQKCNGIGHTTADCRRAELRRRRFQKPPVKQVWKPKFGGSGPSVDPKEFPPLGPSQVPVHSAGLGKSVGPVLATPLVTPIPNPGPIFTPARVITRMTRHETRVVHAQDGPFTAHFNAELAEVADTTELVDKDIKWFLHQNDVDLFALLETRVKPVSLNRIANNVCYNWNYITNTSMHNGGRIWVLWRDSRIKLDVIEMEAQYIHAKIKVKHTDQEFTATFIYGFNKIEERVPLWNALVRLTVNGPWIVLGDFNNVMFANERLGKIVRDDEMLPFHSTVSICDLHDLKTTGAFFTWNNKQPSETRVFSRIDRVLVNGDWLTQWPDWYAHFQPEGTFNHCPCIIAHGNCVGGKRKPFKFYNMWTKVKDFDILVKEHWHIYVTGSPMFRVARKLKLLKPALRGLNRELFSDIERNAVIAFHLLTDCQLQLQSDPMNTSLMDKERGQRILPTLHNKVMKIQNAEGVECIEPDAILQAFLVYYEDLLGTKAQTSDFYPHVVINGPRVNENDWDNMCSIPSDEDIRQAVFSIPIEKSSGPDGYTSDFFQS, encoded by the exons ATGTCGATACTCTTATTCAAACGCCTGATCAGTTACAGGCAAAAACGGCAAGAGAGAGAAGGAAAACGTTTTTCACTAAAAAAACGTACGGATAATGTTAGTAATGTCTTTTCTAAATTACAGGATGAAGAGAGAGAGAAA GTGGAATCGATTGATGATGAAATTGCTACTGCTCGTGCAGAAGTAGATGGGGTGGTGCAGAAGGCAACTGATACGGTCCTTAAGGAAGGTTTGGTCTTATCTGAAGATCCTAAGGATTGGTGTTCTAGCCGTCCGCCAGCTTCGTCTGTTTCTCCTACTCTTGAACCTATTCCTGAAGTTGCATGCGAGGATGGTGAGTGTTCTTCTCCTGTTTTAAAACTATCCATGGATGATGTGAAGGATGAGATTGAATTTTGGAAATTGGCTGTGTATGGGTATGTCATGGGAGCAAACCCTCCTTGGGATGTGCTTGATAATTTTCTGAGAAGGATCTGGGCTGCGTATGAAATTTCACAGATTTCGTTCCTTCCTAATGGTCTGTTTGTGGTAGGGTTTGCTAAGGCAGAACATCATAAGTTGGTTTTGGAAAATGTTATGTTTATTTTTGATGGAAAACCACTTATTATTAAACCTTGGGACCCTCCAGTTAAAATTTCTAAAATATCTGTGAAAAAAGTGCCTATATGGATTAAATTGGTTGGATTAGATTTAAAATTTTGGGGTGCAAAGTGTTTGGAGAAGATTTCTGGATTGCTTGGTCATTTTGTTAGAATTGATGATTCCACTTTAGAGAAATCTTTACTTGGTTTTGCCAGAATTATGGTGGAGGTTGAAATAGACCAAAAAATTCCTTCTCAGATCATGTTTGTGGATGAATTGGGGAAGGAGGTGAGAGTTGATGTAGAGTATGACTGGCTCCCTATAACATGTCAAAAATGTAATGGCATAGGTCACACTACAGCAGACTGTAGGAGGGCTGAACTCAGGAGAAGAAGATTCCAAAAACCTCCTGTAAAGCAGGTCTGGAAACCCAAGTTTGGTGGCTCCGGTCCTTCTGTTGATCCTAAGGAATTCCCTCCTTTGGGTCCTTCCCAGGTTCCTGTCCATTCTGCTGGTCTGGGCAAATCAGTTGGTCCTGTTCTGGCTACTCCCCTTGTCACACCAATTCCTAATCCTGGCCCCATTTTTACGCCTGCTAGGGTTATTACTAGGATGACTAGGCATGAGACTAGAGTTGTCCATGCTCAGGATGGTCCTTTTACTGCACATTTTAATGCTGAATTGGCAGAAGTAGCTGATACTACTGAACTGGTTGATAAAg ATATTAAGTGGTTCTTACATCAAAATGATGTGGACTTGTTTGCGCTCCTTGAGACAAGGGTGAAACCTGTGTCTCTAAATAGAATTGCTAATAATGTCTGCTATAATTGGAATTATATTACTAATACTAGTATGCATAATGGTGGTAGAATTTGGGTTTTATGGAGAGATAGTAGAATAAAGTTGGATGTTATTGAGATGGAGGCTCAGTATATTCATGCTAAAATTAAAGTGAAACATACTGATCAGGAGTTTACTGCTACTTTTATATATGGGTTTAATAAAATAGAAGAGAGGGTGCCTCTATGGAATGCTTTGGTTAGATTGACTGTGAATGGTCCTTGGATTGTGTTAGGGGACTTTAATAATGTTATGTTTGCTAATGAGAGGCTTGGGAAAATTGTGAGAGATGATGAAATGTTGCCCTTTCATTCTACTGTGAGTATTTGTGACCTCCATGATCTGAAAACTACTGGAGCTTTTTTCACATGGAACAATAAGCAACCTAGTGAAACAAGAGTCTTTAGTAGAATTGATCGTGTGTTGGTAAATGGGGATTGGTTGACACAGTGGCCTGACTGGTATGCTCATTTTCAACCAGAAGGGACATTTAACCATTGTCCTTGCATCATTGCTCATGGTAATTGTGTTGGTGGTAAAAGAAAACCGTTTAAATTTTATAATATGTGGACAAAGGTGAAGGATTTTGATATTCTTGTTAAGGAACACTGGCACATTTATGTGACTGGTTCTCCTATGTTCAGGGTTGCCAGGAAGCTCAAATTGTTAAAGCCTGCTTTGAGAGGTCTTAATAGAGAGTTATTTTCTGATATTGAACGTAATGCTGTTATAGCATTCCATCTTCTCACTGATTGCCAGCTCCAACTACAGTCTGATCCTATGAATACTTCTTTAATGGACAAAGAGAGAGGTCAGAGAATTTTACCAACT CTTCATAATAAGGTGATGAAAATTCAGAATGCTGAAGGGGTTGAGTGCATTGAGCCTGATGCTATTTTACAAGCTTTTCTGGTATACTATGAGGACTTGCTTGGTACTAAAGCTCAGACCTCTGACTTTTATCCTCATGTGGTTATTAATGGTCCCCGAGTGAATGAAAATGATTGGGACAACATGTGTAGCATTCCTTCTGATGAGGACATCAGGCAGGCTGTTTTCTCCATTCCTATTGAGAAGAGCTCTGGCCCTGATGGCTATACTAGTGATTTTTTTCAGAGCTAG